The segment CCTCCCTGCTGGGCAGCCTGGCGCTCCTGGCCTCGACGCCGCTCCTGCCCATCGGCGGCGGCAACGCCCTCACCCTCCCCTCGCAGCGCCACGTGGTCCGGCTCGCACCTGCAGGCGGCCCGCCGGTGTGGCTCCTCGCGGTGCAGCAGGAGGGGCGCGACGGCAACGGCCTCTCCTTCTGGCGCAGCGACGACGAGGGGGCGAGCTGGCGCTTCTACGCGCCGATCCAGGGGGACGCCAGCCACGCGGATCGCGCCGACCTGGTTCGGGTGGGGGACGACGTCGCGCTGGTCTATGCCTGGGAGGGTCCGACCCTCGCCGGGTCGACCCGCCACGACGTCTTCTTCCAGTGGTGGCGGCACCACGCCGGCGCGTGGGAGCCGGAGGCGCCGGTGCGCGTCTTCGACTCCACGAGCTCTTCCGGCGGCTACTACCGAGGCGATCTCGCGGTCGACTCGCAGGACCGGCTCTGGGTGCAGGCGTTCCGGCTGGAGAGCGACGGCGGCGCCACCGCGGTGATCGCGGTGAGCAGCGACGGCGGCGCCAGCTTCGTGGAGCAGGCGTCGCTGGACCGGCTCGCGACCCGCAGCGGCGGCGCGCTCTTCCACGACGGGCAGCGGCTCGGCTTCCTCTACGACGCCCACGACGCCGGCAGCGCCGCGCGCCTGCGGGTGCGCAGCGACACGGCGCCGCTCGGCAGCTGGGGTGCGGTGCAGCGCGCGATCCCCGAGGGCATCTACCATGGGGCGGCGCTGAGCCTGGCGCCGGGCCCTGGCGGCGTGGTGGACCTCGTCTACAAGGACGAGGCGGAGCGGCTGCGCCACCGGCGCTGGGAGGCGGGGGCCTTCTCGGCGCCGACGCTCCTCGAGGGCAGGCAGGACTGGGCGCTCCTGCCGGCGACGACGCGGGTCGGCGGGGAGCTGGTGGTCTTCTGGAACCGGGTGGTGACGCTCAACCTGCACCACGAGCTCTGGACGCGGCGCCTTGCGGGCGGCGTGTGGAGCACGCCGGTGCTGCTCGACGGGAGCATGAGCTTCAAGGGCTACCCGGCTGCGCCGGAGGAGCTGCCGGTGGGGAGCGGGCGGGTGCCGGTCTTCTTCGGGGATGCGCCGAGCGCTGCGGATTGGGGGACGTTGGCGCTGGCGTGGGCGGAGATGGGCGGGAGCGGCGGCACCGGTGGCATCGGCGGCACGGGCGGTACCGGAGGTAGCGGCGGCAGCGGTGGTATCGGCGGCACGGGCGGTACCGGAGGCAGCGGCGGCAGCGGTGGTACCGGAGGCACGGGCGGAACCGGAGGCAGCGGCGGTGCGGGAGGCACCGGCGGCACCACGCCCCTCACCCTCTTCGCCGACGCCTTCGATCGCACCGCCGCCGACCTCGGCCCCGGCTGGATCACCGATCGCGGCAGGTTCCTCGTCGACGGCGCCGCCGTCGCCGACCTCGGCAGCAGCGTCGCCCGCACCGGCGCCACCTGCCTCGACTGCAGCGTCGCCGCCCGCCTCCAGGGCAACGGCGCAGGCCTCACCCTGCGCGCAGCGGGCAACGATCGCTACCTCGTGCTCCTCTCGAAGGACCGCGTCCTGCTCCGCCGCTACCGCGGCACGAAGATCAAGACCCTCGCCCTGCGCACCCGCGCGATCACCCCGGGCGCGCCGGTCCACGTCGAGCTCGAAGCCACCGGCTCCAGCGCCGTGCATCTCGTCGTGCGCATCGACGGCCGCACGATCATCGACTTCGTCGACACCGGCAGCGAGGCCCTCGGCGCCGCCGGCAGCGCAGGCCTGCAGGCCACCTTCGCCGGCACCACCTGGGACGACTTCCTCCTGGAGCGGCGATGAATCGCCTTGGGGAGGCACGTTGGCCGACCAACGAGCCGCCCGATCGCCCGCCGCCTTCCCGGTGGACATGCCCCACCGGGATCCGATAGCGCTGCCCCTCTCCTGCCCACGGGGCAGCGCCAAAGGAGCAGAGGCGATGCGTTTTCTCCACACCATGCTGCGGGTCGGCAACCTCGACCGCTCCCTCGATTTCTACACCCGCGTGATCGGGATGCAGCTCCTCCGCAAGAAGGACTACGCCGACGGCCGCTTCACCCTCGCCTTCGTCGGCTTCGGCCCCGAGGAGACCCACCCCGCCCTCGAGCTCACCCACAACTGGGACACGGAGAAATACGAGCTCGGCAACGCCTACGGCCACATCGCCCTCGGCGTCGAGGACATCTACGGGACCTGCGAGAAGATCCGCGAGGCGGGCGGCAAGGTGGTCCGCGAGCCGGGGCCGATGAAGCACGGCACCACGGTGATCGCCTTCGTCGAGGATCCGGACGGCTACAAGGTCGAGCTGATCCAGAGCCGCTGAAACGAAAGGGGGGGAAGCGATGAGCACCGCCTTCGTCACCGGCGCCACCGGCTACACCGGCAGGGCCGTGGTCGAGCAGCTCCGCAAGCGCGGCGAGCACGTGGTCGCCCACGTGCGCCCCGATTCACCCGAGCTGGCGATGTGGCGCGAGCGCTTCGCCGCCCTCGGCGCCGAGGTGGACAGCACCGCCTGGGACGACGAGGACGCCTTCGCGGAGCAGCTCTCCGATCGCGGGATCAGCCACCTCTTCCACCTCGTCGGAACCACGAAGAAGCGGGCGCAGGCGGTGGGACAGAGCGCCACGGAGAGCTACGAGAAGGTGGATTACGGCCTCACCGCGCTGCTGGTGCGGGCCGCCGCCCGCTCCCGCAGCGACGTGCAATTCACCTACCTCTCCTCCCTGGGCGCGTCGGCCACCTCCTCGAACGCCTACCTGCGCGCCCGCGGCAAGGCGGAGGAGGCGGTGCGCCAGGGCGGCATGCCCTGGGTCATCGTCCGCCCCTCCTTCATCAGCGGTCCCGATCGTCCGGAGCCGCGCCCGCTGGAGCAGGTCGGTGCGAAGGTGAGCGACGCCCTCCTCGGCGTCGCCGGGGCCCTCGGCCTCGGCACGGTGCGGGATCGCTTCCACTCGATCGACGCCGCCCACCTCGCCGCCGTGCTCGTCCACCTCGCCTACGATCCCGCGGCGCAGCGCCACACCTTCGAACCGCCCTTCACCACGCCGATCGATTGAGGAGCGCCCAGTGGGGCGCTCCAACGCAAAGAACATTGCGCGCGAAGCGCGCCTCTTGTCCGCTTGGTTCCGCGCCAGCGGGGCCGAGTGGACAAGATACGAGGAGCGCACTTGGACATCCGCACCGCATTCATCACCGGCGCCTCCAGCGGCATCGGCTGGTCGCTCGCCCATCGTCTCTCCCGCGCCGGCGTCGAGGTCGCCCTCCTCGCCCGCAGGCGCGACCGCCTCGAAGCCCTCGCCGAGGAGATCGCCCACGCCGGTGGCATGGCGCGGATCTACGAGGGCGACGTGGGCAACGCGCCGGAGTCGGTCGCCACCGTGCAGCGCGCCGACGACGAGATGGGCGGTCTCGATCTCGTGGTGGCCAACGCCGGCGTGGGCAACGAGCGCTGGGCGGGCAAGCTCCGCTGGGAGGACGTCGAGCCCTCGATCGCCGTCAACGTGGCTGGCGCAGCGGCGACGCTCACCGCGGTGCTGCCGCGGATGGTCGAGCGCAAGCGCGGCCACCTCGTCGGCGTCTCCTCCCTCGCCGGCTTCCGCGGCCTGCCCCGCAGCGCCGCCTACAGCGCGAGCAAGGCCTTCCTCTCCACCTTCCTCGAGTCGCTCCGGGTGGATCTGCGCGGCACCGGCGTCACCGTCACCGACGTGCAGCCGGGCTTCGTGCGCACGCCGATGACCGCTGCCAACAGATTCAAGATGCCCTTCCTCGTCGACTGCGAGGACGCCGTCGACGAGATCGTGCAGGGCATCGAGAACGGCGACGCGGTGGTGGCCTTCCCGGCGCCGCTGGTCGCGGCGGTCCGCGCGGGGCGGCTGCTGCCCAACGCGCTCTACGATCGCGCGGTGACCAAGGCCCGGGGCCGATAGGTGAGGCTACCCGCGGATCGAGAAACGCGGCGCCTCGA is part of the Vulgatibacter sp. genome and harbors:
- a CDS encoding SDR family NAD(P)-dependent oxidoreductase — its product is MDIRTAFITGASSGIGWSLAHRLSRAGVEVALLARRRDRLEALAEEIAHAGGMARIYEGDVGNAPESVATVQRADDEMGGLDLVVANAGVGNERWAGKLRWEDVEPSIAVNVAGAAATLTAVLPRMVERKRGHLVGVSSLAGFRGLPRSAAYSASKAFLSTFLESLRVDLRGTGVTVTDVQPGFVRTPMTAANRFKMPFLVDCEDAVDEIVQGIENGDAVVAFPAPLVAAVRAGRLLPNALYDRAVTKARGR
- the gloA gene encoding lactoylglutathione lyase — encoded protein: MRFLHTMLRVGNLDRSLDFYTRVIGMQLLRKKDYADGRFTLAFVGFGPEETHPALELTHNWDTEKYELGNAYGHIALGVEDIYGTCEKIREAGGKVVREPGPMKHGTTVIAFVEDPDGYKVELIQSR
- a CDS encoding SDR family oxidoreductase; the encoded protein is MSTAFVTGATGYTGRAVVEQLRKRGEHVVAHVRPDSPELAMWRERFAALGAEVDSTAWDDEDAFAEQLSDRGISHLFHLVGTTKKRAQAVGQSATESYEKVDYGLTALLVRAAARSRSDVQFTYLSSLGASATSSNAYLRARGKAEEAVRQGGMPWVIVRPSFISGPDRPEPRPLEQVGAKVSDALLGVAGALGLGTVRDRFHSIDAAHLAAVLVHLAYDPAAQRHTFEPPFTTPID